In a single window of the Desulfovibrio aminophilus DSM 12254 genome:
- a CDS encoding fused MFS/spermidine synthase, whose protein sequence is MLEVAVFLCGAVVMVIELAGSRILAPALGTSLVVWTSLIGVILAALSLGAWWGGRLADRRPEPRRLSRIILLAAFCTAAVALTKGFVLDFLQAGNGLHLAAVAAVLALFAPPALLLGMVAPFAVRLRLLDPSRSGRTAGDLYALSTLGSIAGTFLAGFVLIAWVGSTNIILLMAAVLALAATCVHPPSWKPGLASLGLFLALLLLARAADARLARGGFLDTDTPYGRVIVCLAKEEGTDRLMRAMITGPGARQSAMYLDDPQALALPYTRFYRLTGHFVPDMREMLVLGGGGYSFPKFALAAHPELRLDVVELDPGVTALAREHFGLRDDPRLRVLEEDARTFLNRNGKRYDAILCDVFNTDHAVPFHLTTVETVRRLRASLTDNGVVLVNLLSSMSGDRGRLYRALFATYAAVFPRVRAYAVENPAAPGLWQNVILAAFSNPEAADRPSADPELAAMLAARVPDPETDLPVLTDSYAPVDRYAGRPPRLSGFDSPAPGN, encoded by the coding sequence ATGCTGGAGGTCGCGGTCTTTCTCTGCGGAGCCGTGGTCATGGTCATCGAACTGGCCGGTTCGCGCATCCTGGCCCCCGCCCTGGGGACCTCCCTGGTGGTCTGGACCAGCCTCATCGGCGTCATCCTCGCCGCCCTGAGCCTGGGAGCCTGGTGGGGCGGGCGGCTGGCCGACCGGCGGCCCGAGCCACGACGCCTCTCCCGGATCATCCTCCTGGCGGCCTTCTGCACCGCCGCCGTGGCCCTGACCAAGGGCTTCGTGCTCGACTTCCTCCAGGCCGGGAACGGTCTGCATCTGGCGGCCGTGGCCGCCGTGCTGGCCCTCTTCGCGCCCCCGGCCCTGCTGCTGGGCATGGTCGCCCCCTTCGCGGTGCGCCTGCGGCTGCTCGACCCGAGCCGGAGCGGCCGCACTGCGGGCGACCTCTACGCCCTGTCCACCCTGGGCAGCATCGCCGGAACCTTCCTGGCCGGATTCGTGCTCATCGCCTGGGTCGGCAGCACGAACATCATCCTGCTCATGGCCGCCGTGCTGGCCCTGGCCGCCACCTGCGTCCATCCGCCGTCCTGGAAACCCGGACTGGCCTCCCTGGGCCTCTTCCTGGCCCTGCTCCTGCTGGCTCGCGCGGCCGACGCCCGGCTGGCCCGGGGCGGCTTCCTGGACACGGACACGCCCTACGGCCGGGTCATCGTCTGCCTAGCCAAGGAAGAGGGCACGGACCGGCTCATGCGGGCCATGATCACCGGCCCCGGCGCGCGCCAGTCGGCCATGTACCTGGACGATCCCCAGGCCCTGGCCCTGCCCTACACCCGCTTCTACCGTCTGACCGGGCACTTCGTCCCGGACATGCGCGAGATGCTCGTGCTCGGCGGCGGGGGGTACTCCTTCCCAAAGTTCGCCCTGGCGGCCCACCCTGAGCTGCGTCTGGACGTGGTGGAGCTGGACCCCGGGGTCACGGCCCTGGCCCGGGAGCACTTCGGCCTGCGCGACGACCCGCGCCTGCGCGTGCTGGAGGAGGACGCCCGGACCTTCCTCAACCGCAACGGCAAGCGCTACGACGCCATCCTCTGCGACGTCTTCAACACCGACCACGCCGTGCCCTTCCACCTGACCACCGTGGAGACGGTCCGCCGCCTGCGCGCCTCGCTCACGGACAACGGCGTGGTGCTGGTGAATCTGCTCTCCTCCATGTCCGGCGACCGGGGCCGTCTCTACCGGGCGCTCTTCGCCACCTACGCGGCGGTCTTCCCCCGCGTGCGGGCCTACGCCGTGGAAAACCCGGCCGCCCCCGGACTGTGGCAGAACGTGATCCTGGCGGCCTTCTCCAACCCGGAGGCCGCCGACCGGCCCTCGGCGGACCCGGAGCTGGCGGCCATGCTGGCGGCCCGCGTCCCGGACCCGGAAACGGATCTGCCCGTGCTCACCGACTCCTACGCGCCCGTGGATCGCTACGCCGGACGGCCGCCGCGCCTGTCGGGATTTGACAGCCCGGCTCCGGGGAATTAG
- a CDS encoding DUF4911 domain-containing protein — MRRGRRKIAGPPPKWSSRLYVRLEPSRIALFRFLLEAHDNLALFSVADRRKGILQLNFSPDQDGEVRAFLARVRAETGVETVLDPGKG; from the coding sequence ATGAGGCGCGGTCGCCGGAAAATCGCCGGACCGCCGCCGAAGTGGTCGTCGCGGCTCTACGTGCGCCTGGAGCCCAGCCGGATCGCCTTGTTTCGGTTCCTGCTGGAGGCCCACGACAATCTGGCGCTGTTCAGCGTGGCCGACAGGCGGAAGGGGATTCTGCAGCTGAATTTCAGCCCGGACCAGGACGGCGAGGTGCGGGCCTTCCTGGCGCGGGTCCGGGCCGAGACCGGGGTGGAGACGGTGCTCGACCCCGGGAAGGGCTAG
- a CDS encoding glycosyltransferase family 2 protein: MHAAYFTVLARGMSGELERLSGDEVLEHLDNHRSQLLLDPTICSCYAARLAAEPDLGSMPGIVAALAAILAKRLRLEPFDEQTARALARIAGDNEAAVRADLLASLNAEPDGLKDILALDGPDERLETEPVLRTLLRVYPSYVQVADLLLDLDLRRGRAPGDWLASFRCPGLLEAAWRARLFAHHATLGLRAGADALWAGLPQAVRDETLCNLAASLRLSAGEYEAAASMLRASLALDPSQTPIALRLAELDRPTPLDPALIRDRSVVVCLYTFNKAALLERTLASLAASDLGAAKVRLLLNGCSDHSRRVADTARALFPDNDFQVVDLPVNVGAPAARNWLAALPECREADSVAYLDDDVEIPADWLGRFLSVAEADPGIGVVGCKVLDPGNPARLQYLYRNVALARPDLFKLSIHAPEGALDLGLYDYTRETMSVMGCCHLLRGRALRELPGFDIRFNPSQGDDLDHDLAACLAGWRVVYTGTVACVHHQATGFSGTGAVERKRAGNIIGNDLKLCAKHMEHLDRLRELAFEDRERARNGADWRGSQA; encoded by the coding sequence ATGCACGCCGCCTATTTCACGGTCCTGGCCCGGGGCATGAGCGGAGAGCTGGAACGGCTCTCCGGCGACGAGGTTCTGGAGCACCTGGACAACCACCGTTCCCAGCTCCTCCTGGACCCCACCATCTGCTCCTGTTACGCCGCGCGTCTGGCGGCCGAGCCCGACCTCGGGTCCATGCCCGGGATCGTCGCCGCCCTGGCCGCGATTTTGGCCAAGCGGCTCAGGCTGGAACCCTTCGACGAGCAGACCGCCCGCGCCCTGGCGCGCATCGCCGGGGACAACGAGGCCGCCGTGCGCGCCGACCTCTTGGCCTCGCTCAACGCCGAGCCGGACGGATTGAAGGACATCCTGGCTCTGGACGGACCGGACGAGCGCCTGGAGACCGAGCCCGTGCTGCGCACCCTGTTGCGGGTCTATCCCTCCTATGTCCAGGTTGCGGACCTGCTCCTGGACCTGGACCTGCGACGCGGCCGCGCCCCGGGCGACTGGCTGGCCTCCTTCCGCTGCCCCGGGCTGCTAGAGGCCGCGTGGCGGGCCCGGCTCTTCGCCCACCACGCGACCCTGGGCCTGCGGGCTGGGGCCGACGCGCTCTGGGCCGGGCTGCCCCAGGCAGTCCGCGACGAGACGCTCTGCAACCTGGCCGCGTCCTTGCGCCTGTCCGCGGGTGAATACGAGGCGGCCGCCTCCATGCTGCGAGCCTCCCTTGCCCTGGACCCGTCCCAGACGCCCATCGCCCTGCGCCTTGCCGAGTTGGACCGGCCAACGCCCCTGGACCCGGCGCTGATCCGGGACCGCTCCGTGGTGGTCTGCCTGTACACCTTCAACAAGGCCGCACTGCTGGAGCGCACCCTGGCTTCCCTGGCCGCCTCGGACCTGGGCGCGGCCAAGGTCCGCCTGCTGCTCAACGGCTGCTCGGACCATAGCCGCCGGGTAGCCGACACGGCGCGGGCGCTTTTCCCGGACAACGACTTCCAGGTCGTCGACCTGCCGGTGAACGTAGGCGCTCCGGCGGCGCGCAACTGGCTGGCGGCCCTGCCCGAGTGCCGCGAGGCCGACTCCGTGGCCTACCTGGACGACGACGTGGAGATTCCGGCGGACTGGCTGGGCCGTTTTCTGAGCGTGGCCGAGGCCGACCCCGGCATCGGCGTGGTGGGCTGCAAGGTTCTGGACCCCGGGAACCCCGCCCGATTGCAGTACCTGTACCGCAACGTGGCCCTGGCCCGGCCGGACCTGTTCAAGCTTTCCATCCACGCCCCGGAGGGGGCCCTGGACCTGGGGCTCTACGACTACACCCGCGAAACCATGTCGGTCATGGGCTGCTGCCATCTGCTTCGGGGCCGGGCCCTGCGGGAACTGCCGGGCTTCGACATCCGCTTCAACCCCTCCCAGGGCGACGACCTGGACCACGATCTGGCCGCCTGCCTGGCGGGCTGGCGGGTGGTCTACACCGGCACGGTGGCCTGCGTGCATCATCAGGCGACGGGATTTTCCGGGACGGGGGCCGTGGAACGCAAACGGGCGGGGAACATCATCGGCAATGACCTGAAGCTCTGCGCCAAGCATATGGAGCACCTGGACCGGCTGCGGGAGCTGGCGTTCGAAGATCGGGAGCGGGCCCGGAACGGGGCGGACTGGCGCGGGAGCCAAGCATGA
- a CDS encoding Xaa-Pro peptidase family protein, which yields MIVFEQRRQALKESLRARGLPALLVSHAANRWYLSGFELADSQCNESAGWLVITAHGGDTLLTDPRFEEAARRVWPDEIVIYSSRKMEVVGAFLKSLNPPALGFEPRSLCVRDYERLREFVALTPTEGLVEDLRVIKDADEIRRMEASCVLNERVMLALPERLVPGMTEAQASWEVERLFREGGASGLAFPTIVGAGVNAALPHAEPGQDRLPAQGLVLVDAGGRLDAYCSDQTRTFWLGSEPSDRFRHVLALVREAQRRAIEYIRPGAPIAESYHLVRRFFEEHGVADRFTHGLGHGVGLETHEAPSLSSQSRDVFRPGMVVTVEPGLYWPDWGGVRWEHMVLVTEDGCRVL from the coding sequence GTGATCGTTTTCGAGCAGCGCCGTCAGGCGCTCAAGGAAAGTCTGCGGGCGCGGGGCCTGCCCGCCCTGCTCGTGTCCCACGCCGCCAACCGCTGGTACCTTTCCGGCTTCGAGCTGGCCGACTCGCAGTGCAACGAGTCGGCCGGCTGGCTGGTGATCACGGCCCACGGCGGCGACACCCTGCTCACCGACCCCCGCTTCGAGGAGGCCGCCCGCCGGGTCTGGCCCGATGAGATCGTCATCTATTCCTCGCGCAAGATGGAAGTGGTCGGAGCCTTCCTCAAGTCCCTGAATCCGCCCGCCTTGGGCTTCGAGCCCCGGTCGCTTTGCGTGCGCGACTATGAGCGCCTGCGCGAGTTCGTCGCCCTGACGCCCACCGAGGGCTTGGTGGAGGATCTGCGGGTCATCAAGGACGCGGACGAGATCCGGCGCATGGAGGCCTCCTGCGTCCTGAACGAACGGGTCATGCTGGCCCTGCCCGAGCGGCTCGTCCCGGGCATGACCGAGGCCCAGGCGTCCTGGGAGGTGGAGCGGCTCTTCCGCGAGGGCGGGGCCTCGGGCCTGGCCTTCCCGACCATCGTGGGCGCGGGGGTGAACGCGGCCCTGCCCCATGCCGAGCCCGGCCAGGACCGCCTGCCGGCGCAGGGGCTCGTGCTCGTGGACGCGGGCGGCCGCTTGGACGCCTACTGCTCGGACCAGACCCGGACCTTCTGGCTCGGGAGCGAACCCTCGGACCGCTTCCGCCACGTCCTGGCTCTCGTGCGCGAGGCCCAGCGCCGGGCCATCGAATACATCCGGCCGGGCGCGCCCATCGCCGAGTCCTACCATCTGGTCCGGCGCTTCTTCGAGGAGCACGGCGTGGCCGACCGCTTCACCCACGGCCTGGGCCACGGGGTGGGCCTGGAGACCCACGAGGCCCCCAGCCTGTCGAGCCAGAGCCGGGACGTATTCCGGCCGGGCATGGTGGTCACGGTGGAGCCGGGCCTGTACTGGCCGGACTGGGGCGGGGTGCGCTGGGAGCACATGGTCCTGGTCACGGAAGACGGTTGCCGCGTCCTTTGA
- a CDS encoding protoporphyrinogen/coproporphyrinogen oxidase, translating to MEVKHLIIGAGPTGLGAAHRLRELGQESFLVLEKNAHPGGLSASFRDAAGFTWDIGGHVLFSHYPYFDKLVDDLLAGEYLEHQRESWVRACGGWVPYPFQNNVRHLPRAERWDCVRGLLPGKRPEGRPENFRQWIECVFGRGIADIFMLPYNFKVWATPPERMDFKWIGERVSVVDLEGVLKNILLELDDVAWGPNNTFRFPLRGGTGEIFRRLAARVEDKVRYGADVVRLDARNRTARTADGQEVRYETLLSTAPLDLLAGRWLADPEPELVEAASALVHNGVYVAGVGLPPSGRTDSRCWMYFPGEETPFYRTTNFHNYSPNNPAAPDQRALMCETSFSAHKPERLAGLMARTEAGLAACGLMAPGDGERVLTRWETVVDYGYPVPCLARDQALQTIQPRLEAQGIFSRGRFGGWKYEVGNMDHSVMQGVEWAERMVQGLPERTYSL from the coding sequence GTGGAAGTCAAGCACCTCATCATCGGAGCCGGTCCCACGGGGCTCGGCGCGGCCCATCGGCTGCGGGAGCTGGGTCAGGAATCCTTCCTGGTCCTGGAAAAAAATGCCCACCCCGGCGGCCTGTCGGCCAGCTTCCGCGACGCGGCCGGGTTCACCTGGGACATCGGCGGCCACGTCCTCTTCTCCCATTATCCTTATTTCGACAAACTGGTGGACGACCTGCTGGCCGGGGAATACCTGGAGCATCAGCGCGAGTCCTGGGTCCGCGCCTGCGGCGGCTGGGTGCCCTATCCCTTTCAGAACAACGTCCGCCACCTGCCCCGGGCTGAACGCTGGGACTGCGTGCGCGGGCTGCTGCCGGGCAAACGTCCCGAGGGGCGGCCGGAGAACTTCCGACAGTGGATCGAGTGCGTTTTCGGCCGGGGCATCGCGGACATCTTCATGCTGCCCTATAACTTCAAGGTCTGGGCCACGCCGCCGGAACGCATGGATTTCAAATGGATCGGCGAGCGGGTGAGCGTGGTGGACCTGGAGGGAGTGCTCAAGAACATCCTCCTGGAGTTGGACGACGTGGCCTGGGGCCCGAACAACACCTTCAGGTTCCCGCTGCGCGGCGGCACGGGCGAAATTTTTCGCCGCCTGGCCGCCCGGGTGGAGGACAAGGTGCGCTACGGCGCGGACGTGGTCCGGCTGGACGCCCGGAACCGGACCGCGCGCACGGCCGACGGCCAGGAGGTGCGCTACGAGACGCTCCTGAGCACCGCGCCCCTGGATCTCCTGGCCGGGCGCTGGCTGGCCGATCCCGAGCCGGAGCTGGTGGAGGCCGCCTCCGCCCTGGTCCACAACGGGGTCTACGTGGCCGGGGTGGGCCTGCCGCCCTCGGGCAGGACCGACAGCCGTTGCTGGATGTATTTTCCCGGCGAGGAGACGCCCTTCTATCGGACCACCAACTTTCACAACTATTCGCCCAATAACCCGGCCGCGCCGGACCAGCGGGCGCTCATGTGCGAGACGAGCTTCTCGGCGCACAAACCGGAAAGATTGGCCGGGCTCATGGCCCGCACGGAGGCCGGGCTCGCGGCCTGCGGCCTGATGGCCCCCGGAGACGGCGAACGAGTTCTGACCCGCTGGGAGACGGTGGTGGACTATGGCTATCCCGTGCCTTGCCTTGCCCGCGACCAGGCGCTACAGACCATACAGCCGCGCCTGGAGGCCCAGGGAATCTTTTCCCGGGGCCGCTTCGGCGGCTGGAAGTACGAGGTGGGCAACATGGACCATTCCGTCATGCAGGGCGTGGAATGGGCCGAACGCATGGTCCAGGGCCTGCCGGAGCGCACCTATTCCCTGTAA
- a CDS encoding PstS family phosphate ABC transporter substrate-binding protein has translation MKIKIVALAAALTLCLSGLAFAGSVEVKGSTTVLPLMQKSAEAFMAQNKGVNVSISGGGSSEGAKALIDGTCDIAMMSRDMKDKEIEAATANGRAPKLFVVAYDCIVPIVHPGNAVKDLSVAQLQDIYAGKITNWKDVGGADAQIVVISRDTSSGTYDCWENKVMHDGGKKERVFPGALLQASNGAVVQAVSKNKLAIGYIGLGYLNKEIKQVSVGGVMGDATTALNKTYPVSRGLNLYTPGEPKGDAKGLVDFMLSPAGQKLADEIGFVPLKK, from the coding sequence ATGAAGATCAAGATTGTGGCGCTCGCCGCCGCGCTGACCCTGTGTCTGTCCGGCCTGGCCTTCGCCGGCAGCGTCGAAGTCAAGGGCTCCACCACCGTGCTTCCGCTCATGCAGAAGTCGGCCGAAGCGTTCATGGCCCAAAACAAGGGCGTGAACGTCTCCATCTCCGGCGGCGGTTCCAGCGAAGGAGCCAAGGCCCTCATCGACGGCACCTGCGACATCGCCATGATGTCCCGCGACATGAAGGACAAGGAGATCGAGGCCGCCACCGCCAACGGCCGCGCGCCCAAGCTGTTCGTCGTGGCCTACGACTGCATCGTGCCCATCGTGCATCCGGGCAACGCGGTCAAGGATCTGAGCGTGGCCCAGCTCCAGGACATCTACGCAGGCAAGATCACCAACTGGAAGGACGTCGGCGGCGCCGACGCCCAGATCGTGGTCATCTCCCGCGACACCTCCTCCGGCACCTACGACTGCTGGGAGAACAAGGTCATGCATGACGGCGGCAAGAAGGAACGCGTCTTCCCCGGCGCCCTGCTCCAGGCCTCCAACGGAGCCGTGGTCCAGGCCGTGTCCAAGAACAAGCTGGCCATCGGCTACATCGGCCTGGGCTACCTGAACAAGGAAATCAAGCAGGTCAGCGTGGGCGGCGTCATGGGCGACGCCACCACGGCCCTGAACAAGACCTATCCCGTCTCCCGCGGGCTGAATCTCTACACCCCCGGCGAGCCCAAGGGCGACGCCAAGGGTCTGGTGGACTTCATGCTCTCCCCCGCCGGTCAGAAGCTGGCCGACGAGATCGGTTTCGTGCCGTTGAAGAAGTAG